In a genomic window of Verrucomicrobiota bacterium:
- a CDS encoding ATP-binding cassette domain-containing protein, giving the protein MNLPHRSPSHSENPGGSVVVIRGLTRVFKDFWGRPRARAVDGVDFDVRQGEVFGLLGPNGSGKSTTIKILLGLLHATSGHVEVFGHHPSHVPTKARIGYLPEESYLYRFLNSEETLDLFGGIFRLSKAERQRRTEQLLEMVGLKSVQRRSVGEFSKGMQRRIGLAQALINDPDLVILDEPTAGLDPVGCREVKDLILALARRGKTVILSSHLLADVEDVCDRVVVYYGGKVQALGSMKELLATPDSLRVTTPALSRETVASMISLLSKEVPAENIRLETPSRTLESLFLDIVEKARHAGGQTSGATSGNQVAAFIRGDSLSPETGPRILDRLAQAPLPKPAPASTTPETPREPLHDAGDAARLDRLTAAPSISPPQPTPSTMEPAPDPRLREAEGKLSSLVKPGPPRTHS; this is encoded by the coding sequence ATGAATCTCCCCCATCGCTCACCGTCCCATTCCGAAAACCCCGGCGGTTCCGTCGTGGTCATTCGCGGCCTAACCAGGGTCTTCAAGGATTTCTGGGGGCGTCCGCGTGCCCGCGCCGTGGATGGCGTTGATTTCGATGTCCGCCAAGGCGAGGTCTTCGGACTGCTCGGCCCCAACGGTTCCGGCAAGTCCACCACGATCAAGATCCTGCTCGGCCTCCTTCACGCCACGAGCGGCCACGTGGAAGTGTTCGGCCACCATCCGTCCCACGTTCCCACCAAAGCACGCATCGGTTATCTTCCTGAAGAATCCTACTTGTATCGCTTTCTGAATTCCGAGGAAACCCTGGACTTGTTCGGCGGCATCTTCCGGTTGTCCAAAGCCGAACGTCAGCGGCGCACGGAACAACTGCTGGAAATGGTCGGGCTGAAATCCGTGCAGCGCCGTTCCGTGGGGGAATTCTCCAAAGGCATGCAACGGCGGATTGGCCTCGCGCAGGCTCTGATCAACGATCCCGATCTCGTCATCCTCGACGAACCCACCGCCGGTCTCGACCCGGTCGGATGTCGCGAGGTCAAAGATCTCATCCTGGCCCTCGCGCGCCGCGGCAAAACCGTCATCCTCAGCAGCCACCTCCTCGCCGATGTCGAGGACGTCTGCGACCGGGTGGTCGTCTATTACGGAGGCAAGGTGCAGGCGCTGGGCTCGATGAAAGAATTGCTCGCGACACCCGACAGCTTGCGTGTCACCACGCCCGCCCTCTCGCGTGAGACGGTGGCGTCCATGATCTCGCTGCTCTCCAAAGAAGTTCCCGCCGAGAACATCCGGCTCGAAACCCCCTCCCGCACCTTGGAGTCGCTCTTCCTCGACATCGTGGAAAAGGCCCGCCACGCCGGCGGCCAAACCTCCGGGGCCACCAGCGGCAATCAAGTGGCCGCCTTCATTCGAGGGGACAGTCTCTCCCCCGAAACAGGCCCACGCATTTTGGACCGGCTAGCCCAAGCACCTCTCCCCAAGCCCGCCCCAGCATCCACAACGCCGGAGACTCCTCGCGAACCGCTCCACGATGCCGGCGACGCCGCGCGACTCGACCGACTGACCGCAGCACCCTCCATCTCGCC
- a CDS encoding ABC transporter permease, producing the protein MAFWLIARNAFAELLRQPASLIVLFGASSFIGLSANVYYFGFGDDARLVKNMVLALVFLAGLFYVVLGASSTLAREIRAGTALTVLAKPVGRFAFLLGKFTGLGIALAFALALLGLCALLASRMAFDVTGAPDRLAASLYFAAIAGALAYGAVANYLGNRPFVGDSSLALALLMSLVFLGVNSFDRHGQFQTWGQGIDWRLIPATVLLLMALLILGAIALACTTRLDVGPTLALCSGIFLLGLMSDYLLQNALAQNASWAQLARAALPNLQLFWVADGLTPGKTIPWSYVAQSGAYAACLLIGTLSLALLSFRGRELAG; encoded by the coding sequence ATGGCATTCTGGCTCATCGCTCGCAACGCCTTCGCCGAACTGCTCCGGCAGCCGGCGAGCTTGATCGTCTTGTTTGGTGCTTCTTCGTTCATCGGTCTTTCCGCCAACGTCTACTATTTCGGTTTCGGCGACGACGCCCGCCTGGTCAAGAACATGGTGCTGGCCCTGGTCTTTCTCGCCGGGCTGTTCTATGTGGTGCTCGGCGCTTCCAGCACCCTCGCGCGTGAGATTCGCGCGGGCACCGCCCTCACCGTGCTCGCCAAACCCGTCGGACGATTCGCCTTTCTCCTGGGCAAATTCACCGGCTTGGGCATCGCCCTGGCCTTCGCCCTCGCCCTCCTGGGTCTCTGCGCGCTTCTCGCCAGCCGCATGGCCTTCGACGTCACCGGTGCCCCCGACCGTCTCGCCGCCAGCCTCTATTTCGCGGCGATCGCCGGAGCCCTCGCCTACGGAGCAGTCGCCAACTACCTCGGCAACCGCCCGTTCGTGGGCGATTCCTCCCTGGCACTCGCCCTGCTCATGTCCCTCGTGTTTCTCGGGGTGAATAGCTTCGACCGGCATGGCCAATTCCAAACTTGGGGGCAAGGCATCGACTGGCGCCTCATCCCCGCGACCGTGCTCCTCTTGATGGCCCTGCTCATTCTCGGCGCCATCGCCCTCGCCTGCACCACGCGCCTCGACGTCGGACCCACCCTCGCTCTCTGTTCCGGAATATTTCTCCTCGGGCTCATGAGTGATTACCTGCTGCAAAACGCCCTCGCCCAAAACGCTTCCTGGGCTCAACTGGCCCGGGCCGCCCTCCCTAATCTACAACTCTTTTGGGTCGCCGATGGCCTGACCCCGGGCAAAACGATCCCCTGGTCTTACGTCGCCCAATCCGGCGCCTACGCCGCCTGCCTCCTCATCGGAACCCTCTCCCTCGCGCTGCTCAGTTTCCGCGGACGCGAACTCGCGGGATAA
- a CDS encoding sigma-70 family RNA polymerase sigma factor: MSAVNDPDADLMLRVKRGDMRAFETLVEKYKQPVAHLIFRSLPDAAEAEDLAQAVFIQVYKSAGRYQAAARFSTWLFTIARNLCLNEIRRRSRHPTEALESGSSEDDAPPRQWEDDKAPTPGDRALEGELEQRIQEALHDLPESQRTALLLCRNEDMAYEDIAQVLGCSLSATKSLIHRARETLKSRLKPYLQTGVWKASRGSKA; the protein is encoded by the coding sequence ATGTCAGCGGTGAATGATCCCGATGCCGACTTGATGCTCCGCGTCAAGCGGGGGGACATGCGTGCTTTCGAGACTCTCGTTGAAAAATACAAGCAACCCGTCGCCCATCTCATCTTTCGTTCCCTGCCGGATGCGGCCGAGGCCGAGGACTTAGCCCAGGCCGTCTTCATTCAAGTCTATAAATCCGCCGGGCGCTATCAAGCAGCCGCTCGCTTCTCGACCTGGCTCTTCACGATCGCACGGAATCTCTGCCTGAACGAAATCCGGCGCCGGAGCCGGCATCCCACCGAGGCTTTGGAGTCCGGGTCCTCGGAGGATGACGCACCTCCCCGGCAATGGGAGGACGACAAGGCGCCGACGCCGGGGGACCGGGCACTCGAGGGCGAACTGGAACAGCGCATTCAGGAAGCGCTCCACGATCTTCCGGAGAGTCAGCGGACGGCGTTGTTGCTCTGCCGCAACGAAGACATGGCATATGAGGACATTGCCCAGGTGCTGGGGTGTTCGCTTTCCGCGACCAAGTCGTTGATCCATCGGGCCCGCGAAACCTTGAAATCGAGGTTGAAACCTTACTTGCAGACCGGCGTCTGGAAGGCCTCCAGAGGTTCGAAAGCATGA
- a CDS encoding DUF4880 domain-containing protein, with amino-acid sequence MNDTEYLQWVELGLRRTLTPAESERFEQWLAAHPEHREHWILDERLSTSLRSLPDRELSPRFTQRLLGRIEHEESIVRSGDAPVQPSLAWAWLRRWARPAALVVVLAAGGVTAVRSTQNRELADQARNAVWFAQLASLPAGSSVPAGSASGLTWLQDYDAISRLPSLNESGARADTELLALLK; translated from the coding sequence ATGAACGATACCGAATATCTCCAATGGGTCGAACTCGGGTTGCGGCGAACGCTCACTCCCGCTGAATCCGAGCGATTCGAGCAATGGCTCGCGGCACACCCCGAACATCGGGAGCACTGGATCCTGGATGAACGATTGAGCACTTCACTCCGCTCCTTGCCCGACAGGGAGCTTTCTCCCCGATTCACCCAGCGCCTCCTGGGCCGGATCGAACACGAGGAGTCCATCGTCCGTTCGGGGGATGCGCCTGTCCAGCCGAGCCTCGCCTGGGCTTGGTTGCGGCGTTGGGCGAGGCCTGCCGCCCTCGTTGTGGTGTTGGCCGCGGGCGGTGTCACGGCGGTGCGCTCCACTCAAAACCGCGAGTTGGCCGACCAAGCGCGGAACGCCGTTTGGTTTGCCCAGCTTGCCAGCTTGCCGGCAGGTTCCTCGGTGCCGGCGGGGTCGGCTTCTGGTTTAACCTGGCTGCAAGATTACGACGCGATTTCCCGGCTGCCTTCCCTGAACGAGAGCGGCGCGCGGGCGGATACCGAACTGCTGGCTCTCCTCAAATAG
- a CDS encoding DUF3106 domain-containing protein — MPQKDRAGMLGSESEVRRKLLERKLAEYDALPPEERESRLRVTQLRAYLLPLMTAPPDSRASLLSSVPGEWRPVIEQRLQLWDILPPPLQKEVLAYESTIHFFLRLESSPPSSRGAISASMTEDRRRSMEASLTEFQALDPDEQRQAFERFQGFFGLSESDRQRALRQLAKSSKLQVEPFLNTLALMNTADRQGLFESFQKFAKLTPEDRSLFLVNAERWEAMDPGERRAWRGILTSLPPLPPGFEAVRPSLPGAQPASAPLPALNTVR, encoded by the coding sequence ATGCCGCAGAAAGACCGCGCCGGCATGCTTGGTTCGGAATCCGAAGTTCGGCGCAAATTGCTCGAAAGAAAACTCGCGGAATACGACGCCTTGCCGCCGGAGGAGCGTGAATCGAGATTGCGCGTCACCCAGTTGCGCGCCTATCTCTTGCCATTGATGACGGCGCCGCCGGACAGCCGCGCCTCACTGTTGAGTTCAGTCCCCGGGGAATGGCGGCCCGTGATTGAGCAGCGGCTGCAATTGTGGGATATTCTGCCGCCCCCGCTGCAGAAGGAGGTGCTCGCCTACGAAAGCACGATTCACTTTTTCCTGCGCCTCGAATCGAGTCCGCCCTCGAGCCGCGGCGCGATCAGTGCCTCGATGACCGAGGATCGCCGCCGGAGCATGGAAGCGAGCCTGACGGAATTCCAGGCGTTGGATCCTGACGAACAGCGGCAGGCCTTCGAGCGGTTTCAGGGTTTCTTTGGGTTGAGCGAGTCGGACCGGCAACGCGCCCTGCGCCAGCTTGCCAAGTCCTCGAAACTCCAGGTGGAACCCTTCTTGAACACGTTGGCTTTGATGAACACCGCTGACCGGCAAGGCCTTTTCGAGAGCTTCCAAAAGTTCGCCAAGCTCACACCGGAAGATCGATCTCTGTTCTTGGTGAACGCGGAACGATGGGAAGCCATGGATCCCGGCGAGCGTCGTGCCTGGAGAGGGATTCTGACCAGCCTGCCTCCGCTGCCCCCAGGGTTCGAGGCCGTCCGTCCGAGTTTGCCCGGTGCGCAGCCTGCGAGCGCTCCCCTTCCTGCCCTGAATACCGTGCGTTGA